The Citrifermentans bemidjiense Bem genome window below encodes:
- a CDS encoding branched-chain amino acid ABC transporter permease: MADFLNSLVGAVDPYMMQILVNIGIAIVLALGLNVIVGLTGQLSLGHAAFMSIGAFTSAMVTIKTGLPFSMNLLVTGVVTGIVAAAIGFPILRLTGDYLAICTLGFAEIVKVFFLNFEPTNKALGLTVPPAKTMIPMPIYVWVVAILSIVLVTFVQSSRFGRALKAIREDEIAAEAMGINTARYKIQAFALGSFMAGVGGGLYAHFLSYINPSDFGFLKSVDILAMVVLGGLGSVPGTVIGSSLLASAPEFLRFMSQYRMLVYGALLVFLMVFRPNGLLGGVNFTELLLRAIGKKRK, encoded by the coding sequence ATGGCAGATTTCCTTAATAGCTTGGTCGGCGCCGTCGACCCGTACATGATGCAGATCCTGGTCAACATCGGCATCGCTATCGTGCTGGCGCTGGGGCTCAACGTGATCGTCGGTCTCACCGGGCAGCTGTCGCTGGGGCACGCTGCCTTCATGAGCATTGGAGCCTTCACCAGCGCCATGGTCACCATCAAGACCGGACTCCCCTTCAGCATGAACCTCCTGGTCACCGGCGTGGTCACCGGCATCGTGGCTGCCGCCATCGGCTTCCCGATCCTGAGGCTGACCGGCGACTATCTCGCCATCTGCACCCTGGGCTTCGCCGAGATCGTGAAGGTGTTCTTCCTGAACTTCGAGCCGACCAACAAGGCGCTCGGCCTCACGGTCCCCCCGGCGAAGACCATGATCCCCATGCCGATCTACGTATGGGTGGTGGCTATCCTTTCCATCGTGCTGGTCACCTTCGTGCAGTCCTCCCGGTTCGGGCGGGCGCTGAAGGCGATCCGCGAGGACGAGATCGCAGCCGAGGCGATGGGAATCAACACCGCACGCTACAAGATCCAGGCCTTCGCGCTCGGCTCCTTCATGGCCGGGGTCGGCGGCGGCCTTTACGCCCACTTCCTGAGCTACATCAACCCCTCGGACTTCGGCTTCCTCAAATCGGTCGATATTCTCGCCATGGTGGTATTGGGCGGCCTGGGGAGCGTCCCCGGCACGGTCATCGGCTCGTCCTTGCTTGCCTCGGCGCCCGAGTTCCTGCGCTTCATGTCCCAGTACCGCATGCTGGTCTACGGCGCGCTGCTGGTCTTCTTGATGGTGTTCCGCCCCAACGGGCTTCTGGGCGGCGTCAACTTCACGGAACTGCTGCTGCGGGCCATCGGCAAGAAACGTAAATAA
- a CDS encoding efflux RND transporter periplasmic adaptor subunit produces MSKKAKIVGLILALALTGAFTYRFVQMGAAGSEPGEHAGEAGHTEAKHEEEGHAKEEKGHEEEHAGVAGHDEHGAAGSVTMKPEIQKQNGVVLAAAKPLRLAGVIRATGKVEVNADRIAHVAPRIPGKVVSVRASLGDSVSAGQSLATLDSVEVGEAIGRYRQAKTRLALAQGNMDRVKALVDRKIAARKDILQAETDYKTAQTELATDEERLSLYGVSVAEVRGGARKPLLPVRSPIGGIVTEKHAIVGELADPSKSLYTVADLSSVWVLVDINEKDLAKVHKGQGAVVTVGAFPDLKLKGRITYIADLVDESTRTVKARVEVTNPGRKLKPEMFATAELALAADAPPVLAVPEDAVQDLDGKKVVFVAEEGNRFEARLVQLGRSAAGLVEIASGLKEGENYAAKGAFILKSEVKKGEVVDEHGHGK; encoded by the coding sequence TTGAGCAAGAAAGCAAAGATCGTTGGATTAATTTTGGCCCTCGCCCTGACGGGAGCCTTTACCTATCGTTTCGTCCAGATGGGCGCCGCCGGTTCGGAACCAGGCGAGCATGCCGGCGAGGCCGGGCATACCGAAGCAAAGCATGAGGAAGAGGGGCACGCCAAGGAGGAAAAGGGGCACGAGGAAGAGCATGCCGGAGTAGCGGGGCATGACGAACACGGAGCTGCCGGCAGCGTGACCATGAAACCCGAGATCCAGAAGCAAAACGGCGTGGTGCTGGCGGCCGCGAAGCCGCTGCGGCTGGCGGGAGTGATACGGGCGACCGGCAAGGTCGAGGTGAACGCGGACCGGATCGCTCACGTGGCGCCCCGCATCCCGGGGAAGGTGGTTTCGGTGCGGGCTTCCCTCGGCGACAGCGTGTCGGCGGGGCAGTCCCTGGCGACCCTCGACAGCGTCGAGGTCGGGGAAGCGATCGGCCGCTACCGCCAGGCGAAGACCAGGCTCGCCCTGGCGCAGGGAAACATGGACCGGGTCAAGGCGCTTGTGGATAGGAAGATCGCGGCGAGAAAGGACATACTCCAGGCCGAGACCGACTATAAGACGGCGCAGACCGAGCTCGCCACCGACGAGGAGCGCCTCTCCCTGTACGGGGTATCCGTCGCAGAGGTAAGGGGAGGCGCCCGGAAGCCGCTATTGCCGGTCCGCTCCCCAATCGGCGGGATCGTCACCGAGAAACACGCCATCGTCGGCGAGCTTGCCGACCCATCCAAGAGCCTCTACACGGTCGCGGACCTCTCCTCGGTCTGGGTGCTGGTGGATATAAACGAAAAGGACCTGGCGAAGGTCCACAAAGGGCAGGGGGCTGTGGTCACCGTCGGGGCCTTCCCCGACCTGAAGCTCAAGGGGCGCATCACCTACATCGCCGACCTCGTGGACGAGTCGACCCGCACGGTGAAGGCGCGGGTAGAAGTGACGAACCCCGGCCGGAAGCTGAAACCCGAGATGTTCGCCACGGCGGAACTTGCCCTGGCGGCAGACGCCCCCCCGGTACTCGCGGTCCCGGAAGACGCTGTCCAGGATCTGGACGGCAAGAAGGTGGTCTTCGTCGCCGAAGAGGGGAACCGGTTCGAGGCGCGCCTGGTGCAGTTGGGAAGGAGCGCCGCGGGGCTCGTGGAGATCGCCTCCGGCCTGAAAGAGGGGGAGAACTACGCCGCCAAGGGGGCCTTCATCCTCAAGTCGGAAGTGAAAAAAGGGGAAGTGGTCGACGAACACGGCCACGGGAAATGA
- a CDS encoding TolC family protein has translation MFDVPLMNRYGLLAAAMSVLLCATAGPARGEEISLQKAVEIAVQNNVELNAFRKEEGLREAAKTKAGLLPNPTLELSLESGALTGNSGENAFSVGVSQEFLLAGKREKRLALAQKELEVYRWQLADRERLLRLDAKARFYQVLLAVRKLKLAEGGIELNRHLYQVAKERLAAGDIPELELNLVQVELARSEGAKTAALEAVLSSRAELSLLLGGSEVDPALPTGPLEAGGAVKEAQGDLFRLALERRPDLKALRAEAEKGSAELSLAQAEGVPNLTAGLGLKRDTTTVEVAGLEGKDTSYTVGITLSMPIPLFDKNQSGVREASVRRDTAGSRLAVAVKRVEREVATAYASLSNAEQLLSLYLRNVMPQLEENLKLTSEAYQLGEVPVLTVFEEQKKYLEVNQGYLEALNQRQQALFKLEAAAATELTGGVH, from the coding sequence GTGTTTGATGTGCCGCTGATGAATAGATACGGCCTGCTGGCCGCTGCAATGTCCGTGCTGCTCTGCGCTACTGCGGGACCGGCCCGGGGCGAGGAGATTTCGCTGCAAAAGGCAGTGGAGATCGCTGTCCAAAATAACGTGGAGCTGAACGCTTTCCGCAAAGAAGAGGGGCTTCGCGAAGCTGCGAAGACGAAGGCGGGCCTGCTCCCCAACCCGACGCTGGAGCTCAGCCTCGAATCCGGCGCCCTGACCGGCAACAGCGGGGAGAATGCCTTTTCCGTCGGCGTATCGCAGGAGTTTCTCCTCGCCGGAAAAAGGGAGAAGAGGCTTGCCCTGGCGCAAAAGGAACTGGAGGTATACCGCTGGCAACTGGCCGACCGGGAAAGGCTGCTCCGCCTCGACGCGAAGGCGCGGTTTTATCAGGTGCTGCTGGCCGTCAGGAAGCTAAAGCTGGCCGAGGGAGGAATCGAACTGAACCGCCACCTTTACCAGGTGGCCAAGGAGCGTCTCGCCGCCGGCGACATCCCCGAACTGGAACTGAACCTGGTGCAGGTGGAGCTGGCCAGGAGCGAGGGGGCGAAAACCGCCGCTCTTGAGGCCGTTTTGTCCAGCCGTGCCGAGCTTTCCCTCCTCTTGGGGGGGAGCGAGGTCGACCCGGCGCTCCCGACCGGGCCCCTGGAAGCTGGGGGGGCGGTAAAGGAGGCACAGGGTGATCTTTTCCGACTCGCCTTGGAACGGCGCCCGGATCTCAAGGCGCTTAGGGCAGAGGCGGAGAAGGGGAGCGCGGAGCTTTCCCTGGCCCAGGCCGAGGGGGTCCCGAACCTCACCGCCGGCCTTGGGCTCAAGCGCGACACCACCACCGTCGAGGTGGCGGGGCTGGAAGGGAAAGACACCTCTTATACCGTCGGGATCACTCTCTCGATGCCGATACCGCTTTTCGACAAGAACCAGTCGGGCGTCCGCGAGGCAAGCGTCAGACGCGACACCGCCGGCAGCCGGCTAGCCGTTGCAGTCAAACGGGTAGAGCGCGAGGTGGCCACGGCGTATGCCAGCCTCTCCAACGCCGAGCAGCTCCTTTCCCTGTACCTCAGAAACGTCATGCCCCAGCTCGAGGAGAACCTGAAGCTGACCAGCGAGGCTTACCAACTGGGTGAAGTCCCTGTGCTGACGGTCTTCGAGGAGCAGAAGAAGTACCTCGAGGTGAACCAGGGGTACCTGGAAGCCCTGAACCAGCGGCAGCAGGCGCTTTTCAAACTGGAAGCGGCGGCGGCAACCGAACTTACCGGAGGTGTGCATTGA
- a CDS encoding branched-chain amino acid ABC transporter permease — protein sequence MFLQQLVNGVALGSVYALIALGYTMVYGIITLINFAHGEIFMVGAFIGLLLVSFFKVNVFVAIIGAMIFCMIMGVLIELIAYRPLRKSSRLSALISAIGVSIFLSSLALMVFGADAKGFPDGAFPVHQIQVGSADISTLQLLIIGVSAALMMALEFIVQKTKIGKAMRATSEDYNTSALMGINVNRVISFTFALGSALAAAGGVLVGVLFNAVSFNMGLMAGLKAFAAAVLGGIGSIPGAMLGGLLLGVSEVFGVAIGYSSYRDAIAFTILVLVLLVKPTGLLGQKITKKV from the coding sequence ATGTTCTTACAACAGCTAGTCAACGGAGTCGCCCTTGGAAGCGTATATGCGCTGATCGCACTGGGTTACACCATGGTCTACGGCATCATCACCCTGATCAACTTCGCCCACGGCGAGATTTTCATGGTGGGGGCCTTCATCGGATTGCTTCTGGTCTCCTTTTTCAAGGTCAACGTCTTCGTCGCCATCATCGGCGCCATGATCTTCTGCATGATCATGGGGGTGCTGATCGAGCTGATCGCCTACCGTCCGCTTAGGAAGTCCTCCAGGCTTTCCGCTCTCATCTCCGCGATCGGCGTCTCCATCTTCCTCTCCTCGCTGGCCCTCATGGTCTTCGGGGCCGACGCCAAAGGGTTCCCCGACGGCGCCTTCCCGGTGCACCAGATCCAGGTCGGCAGCGCCGACATCTCAACCTTGCAGCTCCTGATCATCGGCGTTTCTGCAGCCCTCATGATGGCGCTTGAGTTCATCGTCCAAAAGACCAAGATCGGCAAGGCAATGCGCGCCACCTCCGAGGACTACAACACCTCGGCCCTGATGGGGATCAACGTGAACCGGGTCATCTCCTTCACCTTCGCCCTCGGCTCCGCACTCGCCGCGGCGGGCGGGGTGCTGGTCGGGGTCCTCTTCAACGCCGTCTCCTTCAACATGGGTCTCATGGCCGGCCTCAAGGCCTTCGCCGCCGCAGTCCTCGGTGGGATCGGCTCGATTCCCGGCGCCATGCTGGGGGGGCTTCTGCTGGGCGTCTCCGAGGTCTTCGGTGTCGCCATCGGGTACTCGTCCTACCGTGATGCGATCGCCTTTACCATTCTCGTGCTCGTTCTCCTTGTAAAGCCGACAGGCCTTTTGGGACAAAAAATTACAAAGAAGGTGTAG
- a CDS encoding ABC transporter ATP-binding protein, producing the protein MSILKLEDVTIRFGGLVAVDKVNLTVEKGNIMALIGPNGAGKSTMFNLITGIYSPTEGRISFMDESISGKTPFHIAAAGIGRTFQNIRLFTQLTVLENVLIGAHTRGKWDLTGAVLKFLPFVRREESELKELAMACLKQVDLCHKADELAGNLPYGEQRRLEIARALAIKPQIILLDEPAAGMNPQEKQVLAEMVKAISKTGVTVFLVEHDMKFVMGISDRIAVLDYGVKIAEGTPEEIRTNPKVIEAYLGKGAAHA; encoded by the coding sequence ATGTCGATACTTAAACTCGAAGACGTCACCATCCGCTTCGGCGGCCTGGTCGCGGTGGACAAGGTAAACCTCACGGTAGAGAAGGGGAACATCATGGCCCTCATCGGCCCCAACGGCGCCGGCAAGAGCACCATGTTCAACCTCATCACCGGGATCTACTCCCCGACCGAGGGGCGGATCTCCTTCATGGACGAGAGCATCTCCGGGAAGACCCCGTTCCACATCGCCGCCGCGGGGATCGGCCGCACCTTCCAAAACATCAGGCTCTTCACCCAGTTGACCGTCCTGGAGAACGTCCTGATCGGCGCCCACACCAGGGGGAAATGGGACCTGACCGGGGCCGTGCTGAAGTTCCTCCCCTTTGTGCGGCGCGAGGAATCCGAGCTCAAGGAGCTGGCCATGGCCTGCCTGAAACAGGTCGACCTCTGCCACAAGGCGGACGAGCTGGCGGGGAACCTCCCCTACGGCGAACAGCGCCGCCTGGAGATCGCCCGCGCACTCGCCATCAAGCCGCAGATCATCCTCCTGGACGAGCCTGCCGCGGGGATGAATCCGCAGGAAAAGCAGGTCCTGGCGGAGATGGTGAAAGCGATCAGCAAGACCGGCGTGACCGTGTTCCTGGTCGAGCATGACATGAAATTCGTCATGGGGATTTCCGACCGCATCGCCGTCCTCGACTACGGGGTGAAGATCGCCGAGGGGACTCCGGAGGAGATCCGGACCAATCCCAAGGTGATCGAGGCGTACCTCGGCAAAGGAGCAGCGCATGCTTAA
- a CDS encoding YbaK/EbsC family protein, with protein sequence MDSNLSASAKRVQDALHGFGLDCKVKELAESTRTAVDAANAVGCDVGQIVKSLVFRGKSSGKAVFVVASGANQVNEKSLAAIVGEKIGKADADFVREQTGFAIGGVSPVGHPAPLHTYVDEDLLGYDELWAAAGTPHALFSLTPEQLCLITSGEVVNIKKVPAA encoded by the coding sequence ATGGATTCCAATTTGAGCGCAAGCGCCAAACGGGTGCAGGACGCGCTCCATGGCTTCGGCCTGGATTGCAAGGTGAAGGAACTCGCGGAAAGCACGCGCACTGCGGTCGACGCGGCCAACGCTGTCGGGTGCGACGTGGGACAGATAGTTAAGTCGCTGGTGTTCAGGGGCAAGTCGAGCGGCAAGGCCGTGTTCGTGGTCGCAAGCGGCGCAAACCAGGTGAACGAAAAGAGCCTGGCGGCCATCGTGGGCGAGAAGATAGGGAAGGCTGACGCCGATTTCGTGCGGGAACAGACGGGATTCGCCATCGGCGGCGTGTCGCCGGTCGGGCACCCGGCTCCCTTGCACACCTACGTGGACGAGGACCTCTTGGGCTACGACGAATTATGGGCAGCGGCGGGGACGCCTCACGCGCTCTTCTCGCTGACTCCGGAACAGCTCTGCCTGATCACTTCGGGGGAAGTGGTGAACATAAAGAAAGTACCGGCGGCGTAG
- a CDS encoding DMT family transporter: protein MSETVTIKPWINPYLAILVGVFAVSFSAILVRVCSAPPLVIAAYRLIFTFTFLAPFTLWGGAPALRGMTKRQVLLSAASGVFLAFHFVTWFISLKYTSIASSVVLVTTQPLFVVLGSWIFFKERVPRMALYGGALAFAGSVVIGATDFQLGGSAFIGDMLALFAAVMVSGYLLIGRRLRGDVPLTGYTFVTYGSSAAVLTATALAARFPMYPHPAQDWLIFVALALVCTILGHTVFNWVLRYVQASVVSVSVLGEPLGAILWAAVFLGENPTPRQAVGGAIIFSGLYLFTRVTARGRG from the coding sequence GTGTCCGAAACCGTCACCATCAAGCCTTGGATCAACCCCTACCTGGCCATCCTGGTAGGGGTTTTTGCTGTCTCCTTCTCCGCGATCCTGGTGCGCGTCTGCTCCGCGCCGCCGCTGGTGATAGCCGCGTACAGGCTCATCTTCACCTTCACTTTCCTGGCGCCGTTCACGCTCTGGGGCGGCGCACCCGCTCTCAGGGGAATGACGAAGCGGCAGGTGCTCCTGTCCGCCGCGAGCGGCGTCTTCCTCGCCTTTCATTTCGTCACCTGGTTCATCTCGCTCAAATACACCTCCATCGCCAGTTCGGTAGTGCTGGTCACCACCCAGCCGCTTTTCGTCGTGCTCGGTTCCTGGATCTTTTTCAAGGAGCGGGTGCCGCGCATGGCGCTTTACGGCGGTGCGCTCGCCTTTGCCGGGAGCGTCGTCATCGGCGCCACCGACTTCCAGCTGGGAGGTAGCGCCTTCATCGGCGACATGCTTGCTCTTTTCGCCGCCGTGATGGTCTCAGGCTACCTTTTGATCGGGAGAAGACTCAGGGGGGATGTCCCCCTTACCGGCTACACCTTCGTCACCTACGGGTCCAGTGCAGCTGTGCTGACCGCGACCGCTCTGGCCGCACGCTTTCCCATGTATCCCCATCCTGCCCAGGACTGGCTCATCTTCGTGGCGCTGGCTCTGGTCTGCACCATCCTGGGGCACACCGTATTTAACTGGGTGCTCCGGTATGTGCAGGCTTCCGTGGTTTCGGTGAGCGTTCTTGGCGAACCGCTGGGGGCGATCCTTTGGGCCGCCGTCTTCCTGGGCGAGAACCCGACCCCGCGCCAGGCCGTGGGGGGTGCCATCATCTTCTCCGGGCTCTACCTTTTCACCAGGGTGACGGCGAGAGGCAGGGGCTAG
- a CDS encoding efflux RND transporter permease subunit, with protein sequence MLEKIVSYTLRHRAMILFLSLLIIAFGLYSYYRLPIDAFPDVTNIQVEVVSHADGLSAIEIERNVTYPIEMAMRGLPDIEQMRSVTKFGLSIVTIVFKDNVDIYFARQLVFERLAEAREKVPKGVEVAMGPIGTAMGEIYQYTLEGKMPEDPQQKIAYLTNLRTVQEWIVTPQLKNVAGVNEINSFGGYFKQYQVLVAPEKLLKHAVTVEDVYSAIGSNNENVGGNLLERGTDQYIVRGVGLIRDTADIENIVLKSAGGTPTYLRDVAQVKVGEAVRMGAAMKNGKDECVGGIVMMLRGENSRDVVRRVAAKVKEMNENNVLPDGMKIVPFYDRSDIVKASVGTVNKALIEGAILVLIVLYLLLNSFRGSLVVLIALPLSLLATFIVMKLAGISANLMSLGGLAISIGMIIDTTIIQVENVQRHLSEEGGKHPKLATVLKAVMEVRKPSIFGELIIALTFIPIISLEGIEGKMFSPLAITVAIALLASLFLSIFVIPVLCIMFLKPQPEKESYLMRQANQLYLPLLDWAMQKRKLVLSGGGFLLLVSLLLVTKLGTEFIPVMDEGSFDMDVALLPGVSLAKAMEVNQRAAEKLQQFQELDTVISRTGQTGVALDTRGSDKTGYVGIYKPKSEWKRDITKEELTNEMRESLESIAGINFGFSQPIQCRIDELVAGTRAQLIVKLFGEDINVLSEKSAEIAKVLSTVRGGTDLNAEKVTGQPYLTVDIDRAKIARFGLNISDVQKVIEIAVAGKAASQLYEENRSFDITVRLPEEQRNSLDAIKNLLVTTKTGVNVPLEQLAEVKMVEGPAQISRQDGVRRIGVEMNVTGRDIGGFVAEAKQKIKEKVKLPPGYYLTWGGQFENQQRAMNKLMIIGPVAIALILLLLYVTFRSIRLAFLVISNLPFALIGGVFALFLSGQYLSVPASVGFVVLFGVAVLNGLVLVSRISQLREEGMEMQEAIRKGSLDRLRPVLMTAAIAIFSLIPMLLAGGTGSEIQKPLATVVVGGLVTSTLLTLLIIPSVYSWFEKREIQEES encoded by the coding sequence ATGCTAGAGAAAATAGTTTCTTATACACTGCGGCACAGGGCGATGATCCTCTTCCTGTCGCTCTTGATTATCGCGTTCGGGCTCTACTCGTATTACCGCCTGCCCATCGACGCCTTTCCCGACGTGACCAACATCCAGGTCGAGGTGGTGAGCCATGCGGACGGCCTTTCCGCCATCGAGATCGAGAGAAACGTCACCTACCCGATAGAAATGGCCATGCGCGGCCTGCCCGATATCGAGCAGATGCGCTCGGTCACCAAGTTCGGCCTTTCCATCGTCACCATCGTCTTCAAGGACAACGTCGACATCTACTTCGCCCGGCAGCTCGTCTTCGAGCGGCTGGCGGAGGCGCGGGAGAAAGTCCCCAAGGGGGTCGAGGTCGCCATGGGACCTATCGGCACCGCCATGGGGGAGATCTACCAGTACACCCTGGAAGGGAAGATGCCGGAGGATCCGCAGCAGAAGATCGCTTATCTCACCAACCTGCGCACCGTCCAGGAGTGGATAGTCACCCCGCAGCTGAAAAACGTGGCCGGCGTCAACGAGATCAACTCCTTCGGCGGCTACTTCAAGCAGTACCAGGTGCTGGTCGCGCCGGAAAAGCTTTTGAAGCACGCGGTCACAGTCGAGGATGTCTACTCGGCCATCGGCAGCAACAACGAAAACGTCGGCGGCAACCTCCTGGAGCGGGGCACGGACCAGTACATCGTCCGGGGCGTGGGGCTGATACGGGACACAGCAGACATCGAGAACATAGTGCTCAAATCCGCGGGTGGCACGCCTACTTATCTGCGCGACGTGGCCCAGGTAAAGGTGGGGGAGGCGGTCCGGATGGGCGCCGCCATGAAAAACGGCAAGGACGAATGCGTGGGGGGCATCGTCATGATGCTGCGCGGCGAGAACAGCCGCGACGTCGTGCGGCGGGTCGCGGCCAAGGTGAAGGAGATGAACGAGAACAACGTCCTTCCCGACGGGATGAAGATCGTACCCTTCTACGACCGCAGCGACATAGTCAAGGCGAGCGTGGGGACGGTGAACAAGGCACTCATCGAGGGGGCCATCCTGGTCCTCATCGTGCTCTACCTGCTGCTGAACAGCTTCCGGGGGAGCCTCGTGGTCCTGATCGCCCTGCCGCTGTCGCTTCTGGCCACCTTCATCGTCATGAAGCTTGCCGGCATCAGCGCAAACCTGATGTCGCTGGGCGGCCTTGCCATTTCCATCGGCATGATCATCGACACCACCATCATCCAGGTCGAGAACGTGCAGCGGCACCTGAGCGAGGAGGGGGGGAAGCATCCGAAGCTTGCCACCGTCTTGAAAGCGGTGATGGAGGTGCGAAAGCCCAGCATCTTCGGAGAGCTGATCATCGCGCTTACCTTCATCCCCATCATCTCCCTGGAAGGGATCGAGGGGAAGATGTTCAGCCCGCTCGCCATCACGGTCGCCATAGCGCTCCTGGCCTCCCTGTTCCTCTCCATCTTCGTGATCCCTGTGCTCTGCATCATGTTCCTGAAGCCGCAGCCGGAGAAGGAGAGCTACCTGATGCGGCAGGCGAATCAACTTTATCTGCCGCTTCTCGACTGGGCCATGCAGAAGCGGAAGCTGGTTCTTTCGGGGGGCGGATTCCTCCTGCTGGTTTCGCTCCTGCTGGTCACGAAGCTCGGGACGGAGTTCATACCTGTCATGGACGAGGGGTCCTTCGACATGGACGTGGCGCTTCTTCCGGGAGTTTCGCTGGCGAAGGCGATGGAGGTGAACCAGCGGGCCGCGGAGAAGCTGCAGCAGTTCCAGGAACTGGACACGGTGATTTCCAGGACCGGGCAGACCGGCGTGGCGCTCGACACCCGCGGCTCCGACAAAACGGGGTATGTCGGCATCTACAAGCCCAAAAGCGAATGGAAGCGCGACATCACCAAGGAAGAGCTCACCAACGAGATGCGCGAGTCGCTGGAGTCCATCGCCGGGATCAACTTCGGCTTCAGCCAGCCGATCCAGTGCCGCATCGACGAACTGGTGGCCGGAACCCGTGCCCAGCTGATCGTGAAGCTTTTCGGCGAGGACATAAACGTTTTGAGCGAGAAGTCCGCCGAGATCGCCAAGGTGCTTTCCACCGTCAGGGGGGGGACGGACCTGAACGCGGAGAAGGTTACCGGCCAGCCCTACCTGACCGTGGACATCGACCGGGCGAAGATCGCGCGCTTCGGGCTTAACATAAGCGACGTACAGAAGGTGATCGAGATCGCCGTTGCCGGCAAGGCTGCATCGCAGCTCTACGAGGAAAACCGCAGCTTCGACATCACCGTCCGGCTCCCCGAGGAGCAGAGGAACTCGCTGGACGCCATCAAGAACCTGCTGGTCACGACCAAGACCGGCGTCAATGTCCCCCTGGAGCAGTTGGCCGAGGTGAAGATGGTCGAGGGGCCGGCACAGATCAGCCGCCAGGACGGGGTCAGGCGGATCGGCGTCGAGATGAACGTCACCGGCCGCGACATAGGTGGCTTCGTCGCCGAGGCGAAGCAGAAGATAAAGGAAAAGGTGAAGTTGCCGCCGGGATACTACCTGACCTGGGGCGGTCAGTTCGAGAACCAGCAGCGCGCCATGAACAAGCTGATGATCATCGGGCCGGTGGCAATCGCCCTGATCCTCTTGCTTTTGTACGTGACCTTCAGGTCGATCAGGCTCGCCTTTCTGGTCATCTCCAACCTTCCCTTCGCCCTGATAGGCGGCGTGTTCGCGCTCTTTCTTTCCGGCCAGTACCTCTCCGTTCCCGCCTCGGTCGGGTTCGTGGTGCTGTTCGGCGTGGCCGTGTTGAACGGCCTGGTCTTGGTGTCGCGCATATCGCAGCTCCGCGAGGAGGGTATGGAAATGCAGGAGGCGATCCGGAAGGGGAGCCTGGACCGCCTGCGCCCGGTGCTGATGACCGCGGCCATTGCCATCTTCAGCCTGATACCGATGCTCCTGGCCGGCGGGACCGGGTCGGAGATCCAGAAACCGCTGGCGACGGTTGTGGTGGGGGGGCTCGTCACCTCGACCTTGTTGACCCTGCTCATCATCCCTTCGGTGTATAGCTGGTTCGAGAAGAGGGAAATTCAAGAGGAAAGCTAG
- a CDS encoding ABC transporter ATP-binding protein yields the protein MLKVENISVNYGAIKALQNVSFQINQGEIVALIGANGAGKTTILNTISNIVPSVAGKISYMDREITKLPPHEIVKLGISQVPEGRRVFAKMSVLENLEMGAYTRNDNEVGSDMEKIFQRFPRLNERKKQAAKTLSGGEQQMLAMGRALMSRPKLLLLDEPSMGLAPMLVEQIFQIIQEINAGGTTILLVEQNANMALSIAHRAYVLETGEVVLQGDAKELASNPEVRKAYLGE from the coding sequence ATGCTTAAGGTAGAGAACATCAGCGTGAACTACGGCGCCATCAAGGCGCTGCAAAACGTTTCCTTCCAGATCAACCAGGGGGAGATCGTGGCACTCATCGGCGCCAACGGTGCCGGCAAGACCACTATACTCAACACCATTTCCAATATCGTCCCCTCCGTCGCCGGAAAGATCTCCTATATGGACCGGGAGATCACCAAGCTCCCGCCGCACGAGATCGTGAAGCTCGGCATCTCGCAGGTCCCCGAAGGGCGCCGCGTCTTCGCCAAGATGAGCGTGCTGGAGAACCTGGAGATGGGCGCCTATACCCGCAACGACAACGAGGTCGGCTCCGACATGGAGAAGATCTTCCAGCGTTTCCCGCGCCTGAACGAGCGCAAGAAGCAGGCGGCCAAGACCCTTTCCGGCGGCGAGCAGCAGATGCTGGCCATGGGGCGGGCGCTCATGTCCCGCCCGAAGCTGCTCCTGCTCGACGAGCCCTCCATGGGCCTCGCCCCGATGCTGGTGGAGCAGATCTTCCAGATCATCCAGGAGATCAACGCCGGCGGCACCACCATCCTGCTGGTGGAGCAAAACGCCAACATGGCGCTCTCCATCGCCCACCGCGCCTACGTCCTCGAGACTGGCGAGGTCGTGCTGCAGGGGGACGCCAAGGAACTTGCCTCCAACCCCGAGGTGAGGAAGGCGTACCTGGGAGAGTAG